One window of the Eschrichtius robustus isolate mEscRob2 chromosome X, mEscRob2.pri, whole genome shotgun sequence genome contains the following:
- the LOC137756364 gene encoding protein ARMCX6-like — protein MRSGGELMLGSGSERWGPFDSLESVKDIENFSCVLGLSKCPFIQGKVLLAQPRDTGFSFSHDTNSHLASLSIAGNTIPIPDPAVEAFCAPDDLNASVANQGQIKMYINEVCRETVSLRCNSFLQQAGLNLLIIMTVINNMLAKSVSGLKFPLIPEGSECAEGHVVKPLMGLSEKPVLAGELLGAQMLLSFLSLFIRNANRQLLPEIPAS, from the exons ATGAGGTCGGGGGGAGAGCTGATGTTGGGATCTGGGAGTGAGAGGTGGGGACCGTTTGACAGTCTTGAATCAGTAAAAG ATATTGAAAATTTCAGTTGTGTTCTTGGCCTCTCCAAGTGCCCTTTCATTCAGGGAAAAGTGTTGTTAGCTCAGCCCAGGGACACTGGTTTTTCATTTAGCCACGATACCAATAGTCATTTGGCCAGCCTCTCCATTGCTGGAAACACGATCCCTATTCCCGACCCTGCTGTTGAGGCTTTCTGTGCCCCGGATGACTTGAATGCCAGTGTTGCAAATCAGGGCCAGATTAAGATGTACATCAACGAAGTGTGTCGGGAGACTGTGTCACTTCGCTGCAACTCGTTTCTGCAGCAGGCCGGATTAAATTTGTTAATAATCATGACAGTTATTAATAACATGCTTGCCAAGTCCGTTTcaggcctgaagtttcctttgATACCAGAGGGAAGTGAATGTGCTGAGGGGCACGTTGTGAAACCCTTGATGGGTTTGTCTGAAAAGCCAGTCTTGGCGGGGGAGTTGCTGGGAGCCCAAATGCTGCTCTCCTTCCTGTCCCTCTTTATCAGGAACGCAAACAGACAGCTTCTCCCAGAAATCCCGGCCTCTTAA